Proteins encoded in a region of the Tachyglossus aculeatus isolate mTacAcu1 chromosome 25, mTacAcu1.pri, whole genome shotgun sequence genome:
- the MEP1B gene encoding meprin A subunit beta, translating into MCRWARGSRPPLQQGVSLANVGFICHLRKVVVTRIYPVTPAHISSYLEMPRPTVTSSSSHGGAAEKADTWPGSGEGPFGKLSLHWLTGSEDDVEDVDGGVDRDIFDINSALGLDLFEGDIVFGRGQDRNSIIGDKFRWPHIIPYVLEDSLEMNAKGVILNAFERYRLKTCIDFKPWEGEANYISVFKGSGCWSSVGNQHKGKQELSIGDNCDRIGTVQHEFLHALGFWHEQSRADRDDYVMIMWDRIQAGKENNFNLYDDTKSSSLNTPYDYTSVMHYSKTAFQNGTLPTIITRIDDFLDVIGQRMDFSDYDLEKVNRLYNCSSSLTFMDSCNFELENVCGMIQSSEDTADWERVSRISNGPQADQSNMGQCKDAGFFMHFNSSNVQEGGNAFLESRILYPKRNFQCLQFYYSGSDSPDDKLKIWIREYTSAYVNGTLNLVEEIKGATEGTWQLYHVPLNVSTKFRVVFEGVRGAGTSPGGLSIDDINLSETRCPHHSWRIRNFTHLPDTSLQNGNIFSPPFYSPEGYAFQISLTVSDPVNVGIFFYLISGANDDSLKWPCPWQQATMTLLDQNPDIRRRMSNQRSVTTDPQEKKGDTFYWDRPSIVGQEESFPNGTKFRRGPGKGTAAFITQSRLRSREYIKGDDIYVLLTVEDIAHLAESQPQPQPTQVSSSSTGPGVADLCSPLHCENGGVCITKDNKTECRCPSGEDWWYLGQRCEKRGTRQENIVTTVASTISVFVVMLIITLLTFYCTKKKYRRRIQDLTLENRNTTF; encoded by the exons ATGTGCCGGTGGGCACGCGGTAGTCGCCCACCCCTCCAGCAGGGAGTATCTTTGGCAAATGTCGGATTCATTTGCCACCTCAGGAAAGTTGTGGTTACGAGGATATACCCAGTCACACCTGCACACATTTCTTCATATTTGGAGATGCCACGACCGACAGTGACATCTTCGTCCTCTCACGGTGGGGCAGCTGAGAAGGCTGACACGTGGCCGGGAAGTGGAGAAGGGCCTTTCGGAAAGCTGTCACTTCACTGGCTGACTGGCTCCGAAGATGATG TCGAAGACGTGGATGGTGGGGTTGACCGGGATATATTCGACATCAATTCAG cACTGGGCCTGGATCTTTTTGAGGGAGACATCGTATTTGGCAGG GGTCAAGATCGGAACTCCATTATTGGTGATAAGTTCAGATGGCCCCACATCATTCCCTATGTCCTCGAGGATAGCTTGG AAATGAATGCTAAGGGAGTCATTCTCAATGCCTTTGAGAGATACCGCCTAAAAACGTGCATCGACTTCAAACCTTGGGAAGGCGAAGCTAACTATATATCTGTGTTCAAGGGAAGCGG CTGTTGGTCCTCGGTAGGAAATCAGCATAAGGGCAAGCAAGAACTCTCCATCGGAGACAACTGTGACCGGATCGGAACCGTCCAGCACGAGTTCCTCCACGCCTTGGGATTCTGGCACGAGCAGTCGCGGGCAGATCGGGATGACTATGTCATGATCATGTGGGACCGGATCCAGGCCG GAAAGGAGAATAATTTCAACCTATATGACGACACCAAATCAAGCTCCCTGAACACCCCCTATGATTACACATCCGTGATGCACTACAGCAAGACCGCATTCCAAAACGGAACATTACCGACCATCATCACCAGGATCGATGACTTCCTGGACGTGATCGGACAACGGATGGATTTCAGTGATTACGACCTGGAAAAGGTGAATCGGTTGTACAACTGCT CCTCCTCCCTCACTTTTATGGACTCATGTAATTTCGAACTGGAAAACGTGTGCGGCATGATTCAAAGTTCAGAGGACACTGCTGACTGGGAGAGAGTTAGCCGGATTTCCAATGGGCCACAGGCCGATCAGTCCAACATGGGACAGTGCAAAG ATGCTGGTTTCTTCATGCACTTCAACAGCAGCAACGTCCAAGAGGGCGGCAATGCTTTCTTGGAAAGTCGAATACTCTACCCCAAGAGAAATTTTCAGTGCCTTCAGTTTTACTACTCCGGCAGTGATAGTCCAGATGACAAGTTGAAGATCTGGATCAGGGAGTACACTTCAGCCTATGTTAATGGAACCCTAAACCTCGTGGAAGAAATAAAAG GAGCAACTGAAGGCACCTGGCAACTTTACCACGTGCCACTGAACGTGTCCACAAAATTCCGAGTGGTGTTTGAAGGGGTCCGAGGAGCCGGGACGTCTCCCGGCGGTCTCTCGATCGATGACATCAACCTGTCGGAGACGCGGTGTCCTCACCACTCCTGGCGAATCCGAAATTTCACACACCTCCCGGACACAAGCTTGCAGAACGGAAATATATTCAGCCCCCCATTTTACTCTCCTGAAGGATACGCTTTTCAGATCTCGCTGACGGTCAGTGATCCAGTTAACGTCGGCATTTTCTTCTACCTGATCTCTGGAGCTAACGACGACTCGCTGAAATGGCCATGTCCCTGGCAACAGGCCACCATGACCCTCCTGGATCAGAACCCTGACATCCGGCGACGCATGTCTAATCAGAGGAGTGTGACCACGGACCCCCAGGAGAAAAAGG GTGATACCTTCTATTGGGATAGGCCTTCAATTGTGGGACAAGAAGAAAGCTTTCCTAATGGAACAAAGTTCAGAAGAGGTCCTGGGAAAGGAACCGCCGCTTTCATAACCCAGAGCCGACTGAGGAGCAGGGAATACATCAAAGGAGACGACATTTATGTCCTTTTGACTGTGGAAG ATATAGCTCACCTGGCGGAGTCCCAGCCACAGCCGCAGCCCACCCAGGTCTCTTCATCCTCGACGGGGCCCGGTGTCGCCGACCTCTGCTCCCCGCTGCATTGCGAGAACGGAGGGGTCTGCATCActaaagacaacaaaacagagtgcAG